The genomic segment ATGCACAAATCTCGTCGTTAAAAAGCGTACATGGAGGTACGCTTTTTAACAGGCCTGCGGTTAATTTTTTCTCGCGCCTCGGATCTACCGCGCCTATTTCAAAAGGCTTACGGAGGGGGCGTATCGGAATTCTTAATTCTTAATTGTGCACCAAGGAAAAATGCTAAAAGATAGGCAAAAACGCTCATTTTAGGGCGTTTTTAGTACATATTTTTAACTCGTTATCTTACACTTTGTCTTACAAAAACATTGTGCCCTCTAACTGTCTTTATACTAAGCTATGCACGCGCTCTTGTCAAACATGATTTTGTGTTTTTGGCATCTTTTTGATAATTTTTATCGGTTTTTAGGCCTTTTTAGCTTCTTTTGCAAACTGTTTGCATATATCTTGCCTGTCAGGCGTATCCGGTGCCGTTCAGTAGGTGAGAACTTTGTATGTGTTAAGCCGTTCTATAGCTGCCTACGCTGCAAGACGCTCAATATCGGCAGCCGCCTGATACTTCAACCGCTCCATATCAGGGGTGTAGTGGTCGGTATAGCGGTGTACTTCTACTATGCTGTCATGCCGCGTCAGAAACCGGAGTTGCTCTTCAGAATATCCAGCCATGCGTAAAAAAGTCGCGAATGTATGCCGATAGCTATGAATGGTTAAGTTCGTTTTTTTTATGCCGAGCTTAACCATTGTCTTGTTAAAATCCTTGCTGATACTTTCGTAGCAGAGCGGGGTATGGGCACTTTTTGCGGAGCTAAAAACAAACGCCGTCGGTATGTCTTTAAAAGGGCTTTTTGTGATGTGCACTAACAGCTTTGCCGCAAGGTCGGCAGATATTGGCACAAAGTCGCGCCGTTCCGTTTTAGTGCTCTTAATCCGCTTTCCCAATCTGCAATAGTTCTTATCAATCTTGAGTACATAGCCTTGCTCTGTTTTAATAACATCCTGCATCTGGAGAGCTTGCAATTCCCCGATACGGCAACCGGTTTTAAAAAGTAGTTCATTTATCAGCCGGAATGTTTCCGAACCGAACGGGTTATCATCGGCATTAAAAAGCCGCTGTATCTCTTCTGTTTTGAAAATTACTTTTTCTGCTTCTTTCTTCGCTTTCTTTCGTGTGTTTTTTGAAACAGGGGTTATCTGCTGCGCAACGTCCCGGGCAAGCAGATTGTTCCTATAGGCAAAATGCAGAGGTTGAATAAAAATATAACTGATGTTTTTCATCGTTTGCTCTTTGAGCTTACCGGCATTTCTAATCGCGCCGAGCATAGCGTCAATCTTTGCGCCGGTGATTTCGATAAGCGGGCAAGAAGGTATATTAGCGGCATATTTTTTCAGTATTCCGGTTGACTGACGGAAACGTTCAGGGTTCGGTGGTGTTTCGCCTTTGCTGATGCGTTCTTTTATATCAGGACTTTCATCATAGTTCCAATACAGTAAGAGATAATCATAAAAAGTAAGCGTTGAAAGCTGATCAAGCAGCGGCTTGATTGTTTCGGGCACATCTTCGTAATCCGGTACGAACGGAAACGGTAGGGCTTGTTTGCTGTAGGGAATGTTTTGCAAGGCCTGATTAACAGCATTTTGACAAGCGGCCCGTACCAGTGCGGCTATTTCAGTAGTAAGCGATTGCCTGTCATTGGTGGGCGCTATTGTTGCAATGTTTTTAACCCATTCGGTGTATTCTGCTGCAATACCGCTATCAAATTCCATCGCCCACCGGTAAGCAATGAGATCCGCTCTATTCCGGTCTTTCGTGCCGGTACTCTTAGCAGTACGATACCGCTCATTTTTGTAATCATATAGCTGTGTTTGATAAATGCCGTTTCGTTTGTGAATGCTCCAAGGTTTACGCATAGGGGATACCTCCTAAAACTGATTATCCCCTCCCAGCAGCTCTATCGGCATGGAGTGCGCTATTCTTTATAAAAACCTCCGCAATAGCTAGATATTACCGGCAATACGCCGGTCGTACCGGTTCAGCATTATCGCCAATTACATGTATCGTTCTTTGCGGTTCCGAAACGGAAAGCGGAAGGGGCGCCGGTACGCATTGGGTTTGTGTAGGGATAAAAATAGGCCGCTGCATCAATGCAAATTCTTCGTTCATACCCCTATAGTCAGACTGGAGGGCTTGAAAAAGACTGGGGAATGCGTAAAATACTGAACAAGTGGAAAAAAGTAGGAAAAAGTCGCATTTTGTTGCTTTTTTGTGCAAAAATAAAATTTTGTGATATAATTTATAAAAATACGGATAAAGAGGGGGTAATATGGCTGCCTTAACTTATAATCAAGAAGCTGATTTAATGAAAAAATTGCTTTTATGTACAAAAGAAAGCGATATAGAAGCACTTTTCAATCAGTTTAATATTCAAAATCTCTCAAGTAAAGTTTCTTTTTTACGGCGGCGTATGGGTGTTGAAAAAATTTACGATGCCCCGCAACCCGGCCTCACTGAGCAAGACGACTATGAATTTGAATGCGAAGCCTTTACGGAGGGATCATGGAGACTGCTGAATTAGCTCTCGATATTGAAATACGCGATAAACTGCGAGATACCTTTAAGGTCTCGAAAGAAGATATTGATGCGATGCTATGCTTCTTCCGCGATAAATTAAAACCGGAAATAAAATATCGGTATTTATCTCATTTAGTCTCAACGCTTGAAGACATGATAAACACTCAAGAAAAGCGGCGCATTCTTGAGGAGGTTGCGAAAGCAAAAGAGCTTGAAGAAACAAAGGAAACACAATCGGCATTGCAAACACTTGAAGAGGCTATTAGCAGCAAGCATTATCGGCTTTTTGTTATTACTCTTGTACCGACTATAAAGACTCGTAAAAATGCAACTACACGTATTATCGAAAGCAATGCCCTAATTTATTATAATAGCAACTTGCCAGAAAAAGATAAACGGCTGCTTATAGCGCATGAATTAGGACATATCGTTGAACACTTTATTTTTAAGAAAGACGGTTCAGAAGGGATTGCTTCGCTGTTTGCTTATATTGCAATGCTTGATAAAAATAATTTTTATAAAGATGAATGCAGTAGCTATGTATTTAAAAGTGATGTAACAATTTTTAACGAGCTGACGAAGGTGCTGAATTATAACTAATCAGTTCTCGCGCTATACTATCAAATGAGGTGCGTTGTATGAAAAAGAGTGTTGTTTTGTTCTGTATTATCCTTTGCGCTTTTGCCGCACCTGCGTTTGCAGATGATTATTTATATTTTGGCTTTAACTATAGCAATACTCTAGCTAATGGTAATTTTTCTCACGGAATAGGTGGTAATTTTTCCGCTATTGGTGATTACGGCGGGGCTAAAAAGGTATATGCTGCTTTTGGCTTTACTGCTGATGTATCTAGTAAACGAGCTATAAACAGCAATGATTTAAAACAGCTCGGAGTAAAAGATGTTAACACACGCTTTTATTCTATTCCACTTCGGATCGGCTATCCGTTTATGTTCAATGTTGTAAATGAAAATAATCGCTTTTTACTTATCCCTGCGCTTGCTTTTGACATTCATTTCTTCCATGCTGATTTTATGCAGGAACTATCCGGATACAAAATTAAATATGACCTGTCCGGCTGGGGCTTCTCGCTCGGGTCGTCGCTTGATATAGGCATGGATCATAAATTCAATAAAATATATTTACGCTATGGGCTTGATTTTGATATACGGTTCCTTACATTGCTGCTGCTTGATATAAAATACACAGGAGATATTAAAGGCTCTACATCAACTTCTTCAACCGATACAATAGCGAATAGTTTTATGCTTACTACTTCTCCCTATATTTGCATAGGGTTTAAATTATAATTTACCTAATGGAGTTTACCATGAAAAAGATTGCTGTTTTATTGGTGCTGGTCTTGGTACTGGCGGGGTGTGGAAAAAAAGAAAGCGGTATATTTACTGTTCAAAATGACTCAAGCTATCCTGTGACATTTAGTATTGGGCAAGATTATAAGACTGAAAAATATACCCTTGAAAGCGGAAAGACTAAAGATGTAGCGTGGAAACAATATGTCCTTTTTCATTCCGTTAGTCCTAGCGGTATTATCACATGGCAAGAAAGTTCTAATAAAGTTGTTATAACTAACAATACCCCAGCTTATAAATATCAAGTTCGCAATTCGGTTACTCCTATTACAATGCTTGACAGCAATCAAAATATTCTATCTGAAAACGACGAGAAAGCAGATAGTCTCCCTATTCCGGAAGGTGAATCAGAAATAGAATGCTTTAAACCTATGACGCAGCAATCTATCATTCTTGATAAGGGAACACCGTTTACTATAGGAACTAAGCAATATACTCCAATCGAAAAGATAGAAAGTTCATACTATTTTAATGAAAATGACGGCGGCAAAATAAAAACATCTAAAATCAATATAGTGATTGAAAATAATCTTATCATTATCTATAAGTAACATGAGAAATGTTTAAAGAGCTTTTTAAAATTATATCATTGCTTGTAAGCATCTTCTTTTACAAGCAATTCATAATTATGAATTCATAATTTAATTAATCGCTTCGACTTCTGCTGAGGTAAGGCCGGTCGCTTGAACTATCTTTTGTACGGAATCGCCTAATTGTTTTAAGATACATGCCGTCTCGAGTGCTTTTTGGCGGGAACCATTGGAAAAACCTTGCTGAATACCTTGTTGGATACCAATCATGAGACTTTCCTGTCTCTGTACTGCAATATCCGTATCATAATCATATTCGGCTATTAACAATATTGATTACCTCCTCTTTTGCAAATATGCGGGCATCTGCGTTGTCACATTGCCAAAAGCGTACATTCGTGTACACTTTTGGCAGCGAGTTTCAGCTGTGCCGAAACATCGCTTCTGCATAATACGAGCGGCATCCGTGCCGCTGCTGAAAATGCTCGACGTATCAATACCGCCATGGACGGCGGTGGTTCTATGCAGTAGCAAGTTTGCATTGCAAACTCGAAGTCCCAAAATATACATGGACGTACATTGCTTAGCGATATCGTCAGCTATGGTTAGCTCGTCAAAACCTTTTTCCATAGGGCATTTGCTCCTGCTGTCTCGCTATTATTATAACAAAAAGATAGATGGCTGCAAGCTGTTTTATGTTGAAGTCAAATCAATGAGCAGATTATGGCACACTCTTACGCTGAGCGCTTCCTCGCACAGCAAAGGCTCCATCGGCTATAACCTCAGCTTTAAGCTTGGCGGCGGCAAGTTCTAGCGTCGGCAATTCATTCGTAGGGAAAGTTGAGGGCATCTTTCAAACCGAGAAAACATTTGCTTGATCTCTTATCGTATTCTTACTTATCTTTCTCAGCCGTTTTAACTCTTTTTTTATTTCTTTTGCATAAGGATGGTTGTTGTCTCTAATATTTAAAATTCTTAAATATTCTTGTAATAACGCCTTTTCAATACCGGTCAATTCATTTTTTGCATTAGCAGATTTTATCGGCTGCTCATTAAAAAAATATTCGACTTCCAATTTATCAATAAAATCATCTGTCGCTTTCTTGTCATACTGATCATGCGCAACTATACTGGCTATGCTTTGTCTAAGGGTAGATAATGTCCCATATTTTACGCGGGTCTCCGTATGTGTATCGTTAATATGCCAATTCAATCGGTCTCTAATAGATTCTTTTACGGCAATACCGACATATATACAAAACTTATCCGACTGCGTTTCAATTGAGGACTTTATATCATCAAACTTAACATTCAGCTCATTTAAAATCACATCTAATTCAGCTCGATTTGCCCACCATTTATAATATCCCGGCGCTTTTTTTATCTTTTGTAAATTTTCTTTATCTCTTAATTCTATCGCTTTTACTATCATAGACCTTCCCGTTTCGATATTCGGTCGGTTTATTTAAGTCAATACAATTACTGTTTTTATAGGCAAAAACGATGCAATGTAAATGAGGTATTAAATGCTCATAGTAGGATTTACCGCCAAAAATATAAAATATATCATTTTTTAAATCATACTTTGACTTTAATGTATTCAATACGTCTTCCGCCCATTTCTTTTTATGTTCTGCCGATTGTTTTCCTAAATACAAATTATAATATGAAATACCTTCGTCTTTATCTAATAATCCGTATTTCCCTGATAGAATATACCATTCTTCGCAGTTATATTTTTTTAATCCTTCTTCTTTTGACTTTATAAAAGTATTACCTGTGTATAAATCTTTTGCTAAATATTTCTTAGCGGGGGTATCCTTTCCCTGTTTACGGCTGCTGCAAGCAATTAAGCCTATTATTTTACTCATAATTTAATTTCCTCCTGACATCAAAAATCATCTCTAAATAGTATGCCGTATACTTTTTGAGATTTCCATCTTTGTCATAGTCATACTATTTACTCATTGTATCCACTCCAATGGAACAACTTTATTATATTCTTTTACTGTAGGGTATATATCTTTATACCACGCATTACGTGCATAATAATTATTTGTATTTTGAGGTTCTATATATAACCATCCATCATCGGTATGAACTCTAATAAACACGTGTCCACTATCCCCGATATACTTGTTGTAAACAATTTGGGCAGTTGAATAATAATCACAAAATAACAAGCAATAATCTTGACAGTTTATCTCTCCATCTCTATTAACATCTCGTATATTATCATGAACCTTATAAAGCACCCGTTGCACCTCACGTTCTACGTTCTTTAATGACGTATTTGATTTACCTTTTTTAATAGATTGAACTTGCTTATTATAGGTACTCGCCGGTGCACTATAAGGATATCGAGTAGTATCAATGTTGTTCTTAACTGCTAAAATAATGATAAGTAAACCGGCACACAGTGCAAGAAATTTTAAAAAAGCTTCACCTCTAGAAGGTTCACTATGTTCCCCAGCAGAGGGCTTACTATGGTATCCAATACGCTCTTGATTTTTAATATAAAAGGCTGTGCGGAGCATCTTTGCTCTATTAAATTCAACAAATTGAGCCGGATTGAATTGACAGTTGGTACAATAAGAACACCCAAAATCTCTTGCACAGCTTGCACATCGTCTAGCAATTGTTTTGATATATTCGTCATCAATATGGTCTTCGCCTTCATAAAAATATGCTTGTCGGATCATACTTCACTCTCCAATAAATGAGCTTTCCGAATAATATTCGATCATCATAAATTGTAAATATCTTGTATTACGGCTTTCGCACATTTGCATCCGTTTTTAAAGCCGAAAAGCTTAAATGTTTTCCACACAAATACTGCACCGTAGTATATGAGTTTAAGGCGATTCCACACTCTTCTACAAGCGTATGATAATGCGAATATTGCAGTATGGTATATACGTCTAAGGCGTTTCCGCACTCTTCGACAAACGTATGATAGTCTCGGGGCGACAAACGGATAGAAAAGGGCGAGGCATAGTATGAACCCTAGTTTTTTCATCAAATACTCCTGTATGTATTCATAGCATTTTTTGCTCAAGGTATAACTTCGGCTGCTAATATTACGCAGCCTCTTAACCGTCGAGTTTCGCGCTGCCGCGAAACATCGCTGATTGTATGCCGTTTCTCATTTTATTCCGAAATGGCGTAATGCAACCGTTTTCAGAAAGTGATGTTTCTTCAACTGTTATATTTTAAGGAAACTTAACCGGCAGTAACCCTTTCGGTGTTAATCCGTGGTTCAGCCACATTTTCCGTGCTGCAACTTGGCAGTCCAATAGCTCATTGGTTATTTTGGCAGTCGTTGTGTTACCGATCGGACGAGAGCTGCATCCCATTTCAAATACGGTGGATAAAAAATGCTCCTCGGCAAATCGCAACAGAAATACGCCGTTCGAAAAATAAAACCAGATGTCATAATCATGGTTGGCAGAGCCTGCTTTAGATTGCCTCATAATCCGTATCTCCCAGTTATTATGCTGTTTATACGCTTCATCATAGACCATCCACTCGTAAGCGCACTGGGAAGATATTTTGAGATACTCATTCATCTTTTGATTAAACAGTGCGAGCATTTGTGTTTCGGTGATTG from the Treponema vincentii F0403 genome contains:
- a CDS encoding ImmA/IrrE family metallo-endopeptidase; this translates as METAELALDIEIRDKLRDTFKVSKEDIDAMLCFFRDKLKPEIKYRYLSHLVSTLEDMINTQEKRRILEEVAKAKELEETKETQSALQTLEEAISSKHYRLFVITLVPTIKTRKNATTRIIESNALIYYNSNLPEKDKRLLIAHELGHIVEHFIFKKDGSEGIASLFAYIAMLDKNNFYKDECSSYVFKSDVTIFNELTKVLNYN
- a CDS encoding DUF6884 domain-containing protein; protein product: MSKIIGLIACSSRKQGKDTPAKKYLAKDLYTGNTFIKSKEEGLKKYNCEEWYILSGKYGLLDKDEGISYYNLYLGKQSAEHKKKWAEDVLNTLKSKYDLKNDIFYIFGGKSYYEHLIPHLHCIVFAYKNSNCIDLNKPTEYRNGKVYDSKSDRIKR
- a CDS encoding tyrosine-type recombinase/integrase, which translates into the protein MRKPWSIHKRNGIYQTQLYDYKNERYRTAKSTGTKDRNRADLIAYRWAMEFDSGIAAEYTEWVKNIATIAPTNDRQSLTTEIAALVRAACQNAVNQALQNIPYSKQALPFPFVPDYEDVPETIKPLLDQLSTLTFYDYLLLYWNYDESPDIKERISKGETPPNPERFRQSTGILKKYAANIPSCPLIEITGAKIDAMLGAIRNAGKLKEQTMKNISYIFIQPLHFAYRNNLLARDVAQQITPVSKNTRKKAKKEAEKVIFKTEEIQRLFNADDNPFGSETFRLINELLFKTGCRIGELQALQMQDVIKTEQGYVLKIDKNYCRLGKRIKSTKTERRDFVPISADLAAKLLVHITKSPFKDIPTAFVFSSAKSAHTPLCYESISKDFNKTMVKLGIKKTNLTIHSYRHTFATFLRMAGYSEEQLRFLTRHDSIVEVHRYTDHYTPDMERLKYQAAADIERLAA
- a CDS encoding GIY-YIG nuclease family protein; this translates as MIVKAIELRDKENLQKIKKAPGYYKWWANRAELDVILNELNVKFDDIKSSIETQSDKFCIYVGIAVKESIRDRLNWHINDTHTETRVKYGTLSTLRQSIASIVAHDQYDKKATDDFIDKLEVEYFFNEQPIKSANAKNELTGIEKALLQEYLRILNIRDNNHPYAKEIKKELKRLRKISKNTIRDQANVFSV